Proteins found in one Labrus bergylta chromosome 8, fLabBer1.1, whole genome shotgun sequence genomic segment:
- the si:ch73-22o12.1 gene encoding nectin-2 isoform X1 yields the protein MARHDARNWHDYSKMTGLLCLVASILLQHGVSGQRVKVEPEVLSYPGQTVNLRCAFTDAAGIQLTMVTWIYEPKEGERINIAVFHPNFDPNYPDSPVKGRVSFVPSPPILASPSIQISDVRMNDEGKYICEYATYPRGNEQGITYLVMLAKPQNSASLVTVEAGAKQVVVAKCESVDGRPAAQISWVTTANGNATTVSKPGADNTVTMRSEYRMVPTAADNGKDISCVVVHRTQVKAESFPLKLEVQYAPQVTIVGYDNNWYVGRTNVLLTCEANGNPVPLSVLWKTMSGEIPDTVQINGNELKVLKVDDAVNTTFVCEVKNRIGSGRDQVAVMVREPTVNPSNAGVVAGAVIGSLLALLLVAALIAVLVTRSRRQQQGYRANGGGDMKTRIFGGGKKASKNGTGGGTGSSGLGGGNNNGPIYVYSESSSHQGLGEKNNHHQPLTIGGRPEVVATTPTAQDILLSNELDDAERRKFDELEEDERYDHFSGGAPILQLRPPNDQDNMIGDYIDDDMESQRDGSVISRTAVYV from the exons GAGTGTCGGGTCAGCGGGTGAAGGTGGAGCCGGAGGTGTTGTCATATCCTGGCCAGACTGTCAACCTGCGTTGTGCCTTCACTGATGCTGCCGGGATTCAGCTCACAATG GTCACATGGATCTATGAGCccaaggaaggagagaggatcAACATTGCCGTGTTTCACCCCAACTTTGACCCCAACTACCCTGACTCACCCGTAAAGGGCCGAGTCAGCTTTGTACCCAGCCCCCCGATCCTAGCCAGTCCCTCCATCCAGATCAGCGATGTTAGGATGAACGACGAGGGGAAGTACATCTGCGAGTATGCTACCTACCCCAGAGGCAACGAGCAAGGCATCACATACCTGGTCATGCTGG CTAAGCCCCAGAACTCAGCCTCCCTCGTGACAGTCGAAGCCGGAGCTAAGCAGGTTGTCGTGGCGAAATGCGAGTCTGTGGATGGCCGTCCAGCTGCGCAGATCTCTTGGGTGACCACAGCCAATGGCAACGCGACAACCGTGTCGAAGCCGGGAGCCGACAACACCGTGACCATGAGGAGCGAGTACCGCATGGTTCCCACAGCGGCAGACAACGGGAAGGACATCAGTTGTGTGGTAGTGCACAGGACGCAGGTCAAAGCTGAGAGCTTTCCGTTAAAGCTAGAAGTTCAGT ATGCCCCTCAGGTGACAATAGTGGGTTATGACAATAACTGGTATGTGGGTCGTACAAATGTACTGCTCACCTGCGAGGCTAATGGAAACCCTGTCCCGCTCTCTGTCCTGTGGAAGAC TATGTCCGGAGAGATACCTGACACGGTGCAAATCAACGGAAACGAGCTGAAGGTGCTTAAAGTAGACGATGCCGTGAACACCACTTTTGTGTGCGAGGTCAAGAACCGTATTGGGAGTGGCAGGGACCAGGTCGCAGTCATGGTCAGAG AGCCCACAGTGAACCCATCCAATGCTGGCGTGGTGGCAGGAGCTGTGATTGGCTCCCTGCTGGCTCTCCTTTTGGTTGCCGCTCTCATCGCCGTGCTTGTCACCCGTAGCCGCAGGCAACAGCAGGGCTACCGCGCCAATGGCGGCGGCGACATGAAGACGCGCATATTCGGGGGCGGAAAGAAGGCCAGCAAGAACGGCACAGGTGGAGGCACGGGGAGCAGCGGCCTCGGAGGTGGCAACAACAATGGCCCAATCTACGTCTACAGCGAGAGCTCCTCCCACCAAGGCCTcggagagaaaaacaaccacCACCAGCCGCTCACCATAGGGGGCCGGCCTGAAGTCGTTGCAACTACTCCCACGGCCCAGGACATCCTGCTGAGCAATGAATTAGACGATGCAGAGAGAAGGAAGTTTGATGAgctggaggaggatgagaggtATGACCACTTCTCTGGAGGGGCACCTATCCTTCAGCTTCGCCCTCCAAATGACCAGGACAATATGATTGGAGACTACATTGACGATGACATGGAGTCCCAGCGGGACGGCTCGGTCATCTCTCGGACTGCTGTTTACGTATaa